One genomic region from Peromyscus eremicus chromosome 20, PerEre_H2_v1, whole genome shotgun sequence encodes:
- the Kiaa0930 gene encoding uncharacterized protein KIAA0930 homolog isoform X2, with the protein MLRAIAEERGRLNLRREVCGLGCFKDDRIVFWTWMFSTYFMEKLAPRQDDMLFYVRRKRAYPSSESSVDGRKAEAEAEVEVEVYRRDSKKLPGLGDPDIDWEESVCLNLILQKLDYMVTCAVCTRADGGDIHIHRKKSQQVFASPSKHPMDSKGEESKMSYPNIFFMIDSFEEVFSDMTVGEGEMVCVELVASDKTNTFQGVIFQGSIRYEALKKVYDNRVSVAARMAQKMSFGFYKYNNMEFVRMKGPQGKGHAEMAVSRVSTGDTSPCGTEEDSNPASPMHERVTSFSTPPTPERNNRPAFFSPSLKRKVPRNRIAEMKKSHSANDSEEFFREDDSGADLHNATNLRSRSLSGTGRSLVGSWLKLNRADGNFLLYAHLTYVTLPLHRILTDILEVRQKPILMT; encoded by the exons GGTGCTTCAAGGATGACCGAATCGTCTTCTGGACGTGGATGTTTTCCACCTACTTCATGGAGAAACTGGCCCCCAGGCAGGACGACATGCTTTTCTACGTGCGCAGGAAGCGAGCCTACCCGAGCAGTGAGAGCAGCGTCGATGGGAGGAAG GCCgaggctgaggctgaggtggAGGTGGAAGTGTACCGGCGGGACTCCAAGAAGCTTCCAGGCCTGGGAGACCCTGACATCGACTGGGAAGAGAGTGTCTGCCTGAACCTCATCCTGCAGAAG CTGGACTATATGGTGACCTGTGCTGTGTGCACACGTGCCGATGGAGGCGACATCCACATTCACAGGAAGAAATCTCAG cAAGTGTTTGCGTCCCCCAGCAAACACCCCATGGACAGCAAAGGAGAAGAGTCCAAGATGAGCTACCCCAACATCTTCTTCATGATCGACAGCTTTGAGGAG GTTTTCAGTGACATGACCGTAGGGGAAGGAGAGATGGTCTGCGTCGAGCTGGTGGCCAGTGACAAAACCAACACGTTCCAGGGCGTCATCTTTCAGGGCTCCATCCGCTACGAGGCGCTCAAGAAGGTGTATGACAACCGC GTGAGTGTGGCAGCTCGCATGGCCCAGAAGATGTCATTTGGCTTCTACAAGTACAACAACATGGAGTTTGTGCGCATGAAGGGGCCTCAGGGCAAGGGCCACGCTGAGATGGCAGTCAGCCGTGTGTCTACTGGGGACACGTCCCCCTGTGGGACCGAAGAAGACTCAAACCCAGCATCGCCCATGCATGAGCGG GTGACCTCCTTTAGCACCCCGCCCACCCCGGAGCGAAACAACCGGCCCGCCTTCTTCTCCCCATCCCTCAAGAGGAAGGTGCCCCGGAACCGCATTGCAGAGATGAAGAAGTCCCACTCAGCCAACGACAGTGAGGAGTTCTTCCGAGAGGACGACAGTGGAG CCGACCTGCATAATGCCACCAACCTGCGGTCTCGATCCCTGTCCGGCACGGGACGGTCCCTGGTTGGGTCCTGGCTGAAGCTGAACCGAGCTGATGGAAACTTCCTTCTCTATGCACACTTGACCTACGTCACCTTACCACTGCATCGGATCTTAACAG ACATCCTGGAAGTACGGCAGAAACCCATCTTGATGACCTAG
- the Kiaa0930 gene encoding uncharacterized protein KIAA0930 homolog isoform X1, with translation MQVGRTRFDQGQSQGQEGPFSLLWPPPVGCFKDDRIVFWTWMFSTYFMEKLAPRQDDMLFYVRRKRAYPSSESSVDGRKAEAEAEVEVEVYRRDSKKLPGLGDPDIDWEESVCLNLILQKLDYMVTCAVCTRADGGDIHIHRKKSQQVFASPSKHPMDSKGEESKMSYPNIFFMIDSFEEVFSDMTVGEGEMVCVELVASDKTNTFQGVIFQGSIRYEALKKVYDNRVSVAARMAQKMSFGFYKYNNMEFVRMKGPQGKGHAEMAVSRVSTGDTSPCGTEEDSNPASPMHERVTSFSTPPTPERNNRPAFFSPSLKRKVPRNRIAEMKKSHSANDSEEFFREDDSGADLHNATNLRSRSLSGTGRSLVGSWLKLNRADGNFLLYAHLTYVTLPLHRILTDILEVRQKPILMT, from the exons ATGCAGGTGGGGAGGACCAGGTTTGACCAAGGTCAGAGCCAGGGCCAGGAGGGCCCCttctcactcctctggcctcctcctgtAGGGTGCTTCAAGGATGACCGAATCGTCTTCTGGACGTGGATGTTTTCCACCTACTTCATGGAGAAACTGGCCCCCAGGCAGGACGACATGCTTTTCTACGTGCGCAGGAAGCGAGCCTACCCGAGCAGTGAGAGCAGCGTCGATGGGAGGAAG GCCgaggctgaggctgaggtggAGGTGGAAGTGTACCGGCGGGACTCCAAGAAGCTTCCAGGCCTGGGAGACCCTGACATCGACTGGGAAGAGAGTGTCTGCCTGAACCTCATCCTGCAGAAG CTGGACTATATGGTGACCTGTGCTGTGTGCACACGTGCCGATGGAGGCGACATCCACATTCACAGGAAGAAATCTCAG cAAGTGTTTGCGTCCCCCAGCAAACACCCCATGGACAGCAAAGGAGAAGAGTCCAAGATGAGCTACCCCAACATCTTCTTCATGATCGACAGCTTTGAGGAG GTTTTCAGTGACATGACCGTAGGGGAAGGAGAGATGGTCTGCGTCGAGCTGGTGGCCAGTGACAAAACCAACACGTTCCAGGGCGTCATCTTTCAGGGCTCCATCCGCTACGAGGCGCTCAAGAAGGTGTATGACAACCGC GTGAGTGTGGCAGCTCGCATGGCCCAGAAGATGTCATTTGGCTTCTACAAGTACAACAACATGGAGTTTGTGCGCATGAAGGGGCCTCAGGGCAAGGGCCACGCTGAGATGGCAGTCAGCCGTGTGTCTACTGGGGACACGTCCCCCTGTGGGACCGAAGAAGACTCAAACCCAGCATCGCCCATGCATGAGCGG GTGACCTCCTTTAGCACCCCGCCCACCCCGGAGCGAAACAACCGGCCCGCCTTCTTCTCCCCATCCCTCAAGAGGAAGGTGCCCCGGAACCGCATTGCAGAGATGAAGAAGTCCCACTCAGCCAACGACAGTGAGGAGTTCTTCCGAGAGGACGACAGTGGAG CCGACCTGCATAATGCCACCAACCTGCGGTCTCGATCCCTGTCCGGCACGGGACGGTCCCTGGTTGGGTCCTGGCTGAAGCTGAACCGAGCTGATGGAAACTTCCTTCTCTATGCACACTTGACCTACGTCACCTTACCACTGCATCGGATCTTAACAG ACATCCTGGAAGTACGGCAGAAACCCATCTTGATGACCTAG